A single region of the Stigmatopora argus isolate UIUO_Sarg chromosome 6, RoL_Sarg_1.0, whole genome shotgun sequence genome encodes:
- the nmur3 gene encoding neuromedin-U receptor 1 produces MEIFCHGPSQNASTSLHNTSMTPNFTAVNSTTVTAAGRYTDASLLDILGPKRSPFFLPVAGTYLLIFLVGLTGNLLTCAVVAKHKKMRNPTNLYLVSLAMSDLLMLVFGMPMEIYDLWQNYPFPFGAGGCYFKTFIFETVCFASILNVTALSVERYIAVVHPLKTRYLTTKRHAKQVIGAVWVVSMSCAVPNTSLHGIFYLPGHKRESAICAVLKPLWMYHTLMQITTVCFFFIPMLVISVLYLVMGLHLGRERRQRRGNFGNNWRSETRVSVNDEGGRRTQVIKMLSIVVAVFGVCWAPFHMERLLWSSVHQWTDLMHNIYQYVHILSGVLFYLSSAVNPVIYSLISTRFRECFRDLVCSRANKPDSMPPPKISLVLTASRVQTAGQDSLIRLLSPPTSACEEMGYKTSVF; encoded by the exons ATGGAGATCTTTTGCCACGGTCCTTCTCAAAATGCCTCCACATCACTCCACAACACCAGCATGACCCCTAACTTCACCGCGGTCAACTCCACCACCGTGACTGCCGCCGGCCGTTACACGGACGCCAGCCTGCTAGACATCCTAGGCCCCAAACGCTCACCCTTCTTCCTCCCCGTTGCCGGCACGTATCTTCTCATTTTTCTGGTGGGCCTGACTGGAAACCTTCTGACCTGCGCGGTGGTGGCCAAGCACAAGAAGATGCGCAACCCCACCAACCTTTACCTGGTCAGCCTGGCCATGTCCGACCTTCTCATGCTGGTTTTCGGGATGCCCATGGAAATCTACGACCTGTGGCAGAACTACCCCTTCCCTTTTGGCGCCGGCGGTTGCTATTTCAAGACCTTCATCTTCGAGACCGTCTGTTTCGCGTCCATCCTCAACGTGACGGCCTTGAGCGTGGAGCGCTACATCGCCGTGGTGCACCCCCTCAAGACCCGCTACCTCACCACCAAGAGGCACGCCAAGCAGGTCATTGGCGCCGTGTGGGTGGTGTCCATGTCGTGCGCCGTACCCAACACTTCCCTGCACGGTATCTTCTACCTCCCGGGCCACAAGAGGGAGTCGGCCATTTGCGCCGTGCTCAAGCCCTTGTGGATGTACCACACCCTCATGCAGATCACCACCGTTTGCTTCTTCTTCATCCCCATGCTGGTGATCAGCGTACTCTATCTGGTGATGGGCCTCCATCTGGGAAGGGAAAGGAGGCAGAGGCGGGGCAACTTTGGGAACAACTGGCGCAGCGAAACCCGCGTGAGCGTCAACGACGAGGGCGGTCGGCGGACGCAAGTCATCAAGATGCTTT CAATCGTGGTGGCCGTGTTTGGCGTTTGCTGGGCGCCATTCCACATGGAGCGTCTGCTCTGGAGCTCCGTTCACCAGTGGACCGACCTGATGCACAACATCTACCAGTACGTCCACATCCTGTCCGGGGTCCTCTTTTACCTGAGTTCCGCCGTCAACCCGGTCATTTACAGCTTGATCTCCACGCGCTTCCGCGAATGTTTTCGTGACCTGGTGTGCTCACGGGCCAACAAACCAGATTCCATGCCGCCCCCGAAGATCTCGCTGGTACTCACCGCCTCGAGGGTCCAGACGGCGGGTCAGGACTCGTTGATCCGGTTGCTGTCCCCGCCAACGAGTGCTTGCGAAGAGATGGGTTACAAGACTTCCGTGTTCTGA